In Vagococcus luciliae, one genomic interval encodes:
- a CDS encoding response regulator, whose product MNVLIIEDDPMVAKLNEDFLKTIPTINIVGNYRTTQDAKKLLQEKRVDAILLDNYLPNETGIEFLVELRKENNQVPVILITAANDIETIQQALALGVIDYLVKPFTAERFLSSIQKVMNQKKLFSQLKYANQQNIDALFNEHSTNNTSANFSLGNDLPKGLAKLTMEKVLEKINEETTSFSTEELAKKIGISRISTKKYLTFLVESNYLTEDIVYQEVGRPTIRYKRT is encoded by the coding sequence ATGAACGTTCTAATTATTGAAGATGATCCAATGGTAGCAAAATTAAACGAAGACTTTTTAAAAACTATCCCAACTATAAATATTGTAGGAAATTATCGAACAACACAAGATGCTAAGAAACTCTTACAAGAAAAAAGAGTAGATGCTATTTTATTAGATAATTATCTACCCAATGAAACTGGGATTGAATTTTTAGTTGAATTACGCAAAGAAAACAATCAAGTTCCAGTCATTCTTATTACCGCGGCCAATGATATTGAAACCATTCAACAAGCTCTAGCACTTGGTGTGATAGACTACTTAGTTAAACCTTTTACCGCAGAACGCTTTCTATCATCCATACAAAAAGTCATGAACCAAAAAAAATTATTCAGTCAACTTAAATACGCTAATCAACAAAATATTGATGCCCTATTCAACGAGCACTCTACTAATAACACATCTGCTAATTTTTCTTTAGGTAACGATCTACCTAAAGGACTAGCAAAACTAACAATGGAAAAAGTATTAGAAAAAATCAATGAAGAAACCACTTCTTTTTCAACTGAAGAACTGGCAAAAAAAATTGGCATATCTCGCATTTCGACTAAAAAATATTTAACATTTTTAGTTGAATCAAATTACTTAACAGAGGATATTGTGTACCAAGAAGTTGGTCGACCCACTATACGTTATAAAAGAACATAA
- a CDS encoding 2-hydroxyacid dehydrogenase yields MTFKIACYGVRPNEVAYFNDLNKYNYDLTLIEELLTHDNIKTAYNHDAVLLRGNCVADRENIEKMSEHGVKYVFTRTVGFNHIDLAAAKDYHMEVARVPSYSPNAIAELSLTLAMMLLRHTSYMTMRTSHKNFIVDNTMFSKEIRNCKVGIIGTGKIGLTEAKLFAGLGATVLGYDIYENDAAKEILTYTDLDDLLAQSDIVSIHVPYIPGENDQMINAEFISKMKKGAILINTARGELQDNQAILEALKTNHLEGFGTDVFANEKDLFFKQFGENQPLPDPTVEELISLYPRVLVTPHVGSNTDEALTNMIETSFENFHSVLESGKTVNSVL; encoded by the coding sequence ATGACATTCAAAATAGCATGTTACGGTGTACGACCAAATGAGGTAGCTTATTTCAATGATTTAAATAAATATAACTATGACTTAACATTGATAGAAGAATTATTAACACATGACAATATTAAAACAGCTTATAACCATGATGCAGTCTTATTAAGAGGAAATTGTGTGGCTGATAGAGAAAACATTGAGAAAATGTCAGAACATGGTGTGAAATATGTCTTTACACGTACAGTTGGGTTTAATCATATTGATTTAGCAGCAGCAAAGGATTATCACATGGAAGTGGCGAGAGTGCCATCATACTCTCCTAATGCTATTGCTGAATTGTCATTGACTTTAGCTATGATGTTGTTAAGACATACTTCTTATATGACAATGAGAACAAGCCATAAAAACTTTATTGTTGATAATACCATGTTCAGTAAAGAAATTAGAAATTGTAAAGTTGGGATTATTGGGACTGGAAAAATTGGTTTGACAGAAGCGAAGTTATTTGCAGGATTAGGTGCGACAGTACTAGGATATGATATTTATGAAAATGATGCGGCAAAAGAGATTTTGACCTATACAGATTTAGACGATTTATTAGCACAATCTGATATTGTTAGCATTCATGTACCATATATTCCTGGTGAAAACGATCAAATGATTAATGCCGAATTTATTAGTAAAATGAAAAAAGGAGCTATCTTGATTAATACAGCTCGTGGGGAATTACAAGATAATCAAGCTATTTTAGAAGCGTTAAAGACAAATCATTTAGAAGGATTTGGAACAGATGTATTTGCTAATGAGAAAGATTTATTCTTTAAACAATTTGGTGAGAATCAACCTTTACCTGACCCAACAGTTGAAGAGTTAATTTCTCTTTACCCTAGGGTACTGGTAACTCCTCATGTAGGATCTAATACAGATGAGGCTTTAACAAACATGATTGAAACAAGTTTTGAGAACTTTCATTCAGTATTAGAATCTGGAAAAACAGTTAACAGTGTTTTATAA
- a CDS encoding AEC family transporter, with protein sequence MNIGEVIKTTMTDMNIISAITSTVFIILLGFFCRKKGIFSSEVGKILSKVVLSVALPALAFNAFMQDIKSETLKQGMNVLIWGIVIYIILIFVSKPLFMKYKGDEQDTLRVLTIFGSTTFFGTPIVSAIYGPIGVMFSSIFNIGYRIFLYSYGYIKMSGLKMELKNIKTMFLNPIVIATFAGLFIWIFQGYLPQVSVTNAEGVVNQVAFLRIDQTAVWLFKPMTYLAGLASPLAWLSIGATLGEVSFKDAASDKTSWYYSAMKVIVVPVINIVLLAGLTMTHILPVSYEALATIVIMMAAPTATVAAAYAISFDKKPILASNASLISTVLAVVMTPVWIVVLEMISKMGIF encoded by the coding sequence ATGAATATCGGAGAAGTAATTAAAACTACCATGACTGATATGAATATTATCAGTGCGATAACATCAACAGTATTTATTATTTTATTAGGATTCTTTTGTCGCAAAAAAGGTATCTTTTCTTCAGAAGTAGGAAAAATTTTATCAAAAGTTGTTTTAAGTGTCGCTTTACCAGCTTTAGCTTTTAACGCATTCATGCAAGACATCAAAAGTGAAACACTAAAACAAGGAATGAACGTGTTAATTTGGGGTATTGTCATTTATATTATTTTAATTTTTGTTTCTAAGCCATTATTTATGAAATATAAAGGCGACGAACAGGATACTCTACGTGTATTAACTATTTTTGGCTCAACAACATTTTTTGGTACACCAATCGTTAGTGCCATTTATGGACCAATTGGTGTGATGTTTTCTTCAATCTTTAATATAGGTTATCGAATTTTCTTATACTCATATGGCTACATTAAAATGAGTGGATTAAAAATGGAGCTTAAAAATATAAAAACAATGTTTTTAAATCCAATTGTTATTGCAACGTTTGCTGGTTTATTCATCTGGATTTTCCAAGGGTACTTACCACAAGTTAGTGTGACCAATGCAGAAGGTGTTGTGAATCAAGTGGCGTTCTTACGTATTGATCAAACAGCTGTTTGGTTATTTAAACCAATGACTTATTTAGCTGGATTAGCTTCACCACTTGCTTGGTTATCAATTGGGGCTACTTTAGGTGAAGTAAGCTTTAAAGATGCAGCTTCAGATAAAACATCTTGGTACTACAGTGCGATGAAGGTAATCGTTGTACCAGTTATCAATATTGTTTTATTAGCTGGATTAACTATGACTCATATCTTACCAGTAAGTTATGAAGCATTAGCAACTATTGTTATTATGATGGCTGCACCAACTGCAACAGTCGCAGCGGCATATGCCATTAGTTTTGATAAAAAGCCAATTTTGGCATCCAATGCTTCACTTATTTCAACAGTATTAGCTGTTGTGATGACACCAGTATGGATTGTAGTACTAGAAATGATTAGTAAAATGGGTATTTTTTAA
- a CDS encoding MDR family MFS transporter, with the protein MQQKRETNVKIITACVFIATFMTAVEGTIVSTAMPTIVGSLKGISIMNWVFSIYLLTNAMMTPIYGKLADKIGRKPIYLIGVFIFIIGSALSGMSQNMIQLIIFRAIQGIGAGSIVPVSLTIIADIYPVDKRAGVLGLNSAAWGIASIVGPLAGGFIVDALSWHWIFLINVPIGIILMILVWIYLIEDKREIEKSPIDYMGSFYMMTMLLSLLYGVQKINDGFNLITIIIFAIFILSLRLFVRTEKRAQDPVISLDLFKNRTFVLVNLIAALISGSLMGVEVYIPMWMQGVIGKSAALGGIVLAPMSVIWMFGSFAGGRAMKKWHHRLAIVISMLPILIGSVFLTLVDKGTPYGLFLVFSGIMGIGFGMTMTLLTVLAQTSVSEKFTGVATSFFTLSRTIGQTIMISIFGLALNKTMDKQLESSMVPGATKDMMNELINPHTASGLPTELIDGLRDILYNSVHTVFFIGLFLVIASYVLNYFQEKE; encoded by the coding sequence ATGCAACAAAAAAGAGAAACAAATGTTAAAATTATCACTGCATGTGTATTTATTGCTACTTTTATGACAGCAGTTGAAGGAACGATTGTCTCGACAGCTATGCCAACAATCGTTGGATCATTAAAAGGAATTAGTATTATGAATTGGGTTTTTTCTATTTATCTATTAACCAACGCTATGATGACACCGATTTATGGAAAATTAGCGGATAAAATTGGGAGAAAACCGATTTATTTGATTGGTGTATTTATTTTTATTATTGGTTCTGCTTTATCAGGAATGAGTCAAAACATGATTCAATTAATTATTTTCCGTGCGATTCAAGGGATTGGAGCAGGCTCGATTGTTCCAGTATCTTTAACAATTATTGCAGATATTTATCCTGTTGATAAACGTGCTGGTGTATTGGGATTAAATAGTGCAGCTTGGGGAATTGCGAGTATTGTGGGTCCGCTTGCAGGTGGTTTTATAGTGGATGCGTTGAGTTGGCATTGGATTTTCTTAATTAATGTTCCAATAGGCATTATTTTAATGATTTTAGTTTGGATTTATTTGATAGAAGATAAAAGAGAGATAGAAAAAAGTCCGATTGATTACATGGGCAGTTTTTATATGATGACTATGTTACTGTCATTATTGTATGGTGTTCAAAAAATTAATGATGGCTTTAACTTGATTACAATTATTATTTTTGCAATCTTTATTCTGAGTTTGAGATTGTTTGTTAGAACAGAAAAAAGAGCACAAGACCCAGTTATTTCTCTCGACCTTTTCAAAAATCGCACCTTTGTATTGGTTAACTTAATTGCAGCATTAATCAGTGGATCTTTAATGGGAGTAGAGGTCTATATTCCTATGTGGATGCAAGGTGTTATTGGGAAATCTGCTGCTTTAGGAGGAATTGTATTGGCTCCTATGTCAGTTATTTGGATGTTCGGTTCATTTGCTGGAGGACGGGCGATGAAAAAATGGCACCATCGTTTAGCGATTGTCATTAGTATGTTGCCAATATTAATTGGTTCTGTTTTCTTAACATTAGTAGATAAAGGAACACCATATGGACTGTTCTTAGTTTTCTCAGGTATCATGGGGATAGGGTTTGGTATGACGATGACCTTATTAACTGTTTTAGCTCAAACCTCTGTCTCTGAGAAATTTACAGGTGTTGCGACATCATTTTTTACTTTATCTCGTACCATTGGGCAAACGATTATGATTTCAATTTTTGGTTTAGCATTAAATAAGACGATGGATAAACAGCTAGAAAGTAGCATGGTTCCAGGAGCAACAAAAGATATGATGAATGAGCTAATCAATCCACATACTGCATCAGGCTTACCAACAGAGTTGATTGATGGCTTAAGGGATATTTTATATAATAGTGTCCATACTGTTTTTTTTATTGGCTTATTTTTAGTGATTGCATCATATGTTTTAAATTATTTTCAAGAAAAAGAGTAA
- the metK gene encoding methionine adenosyltransferase has product MKERKLFTSESVSEGHPDKVADQISDAILDAILEKDPMARVACETSVTTGLVLVFGEITTSAYVDIQKVVRDTIKSIGYTRAKYGFDGDTCAVMVAIDEQSPDIAQGVDASLETRETSTSEEDLGAGDQGLMFGFAIDETPELMPLPIALSHRITQKLSELRKNDTLSYLRPDAKSQVTVEYDEEGNPLRVDAIVVSTQHDEDTTLEQIQKDVTELVINEVIPSELLDDKTKYYINPTGRFVIGGPQGDSGLTGRKIIVDTYGGYARHGGGAFSGKDATKVDRSASYAARYIAKNIVAAKLATKCEVQLAYAIGVAQPVSISIETFGTSPYKESELIAAVRSLFNLSPTGIINMLDLRRPIYKKTAAYGHFGRDDEDFTWEKTDKVDELKQFLTK; this is encoded by the coding sequence ATGAAAGAAAGAAAATTATTTACGTCAGAGTCTGTATCGGAAGGACATCCTGACAAGGTAGCAGACCAAATAAGTGATGCGATATTAGATGCGATACTAGAAAAGGACCCAATGGCTCGAGTAGCTTGCGAAACAAGTGTTACAACAGGATTGGTCTTAGTATTTGGAGAAATTACCACAAGTGCTTATGTTGATATTCAAAAAGTAGTGAGGGATACAATAAAAAGCATAGGGTATACACGTGCAAAATATGGTTTTGACGGAGACACATGTGCCGTCATGGTTGCCATTGATGAGCAATCACCAGATATTGCACAAGGAGTTGATGCGTCACTTGAAACACGTGAAACCTCAACTAGTGAAGAAGATTTAGGTGCTGGAGACCAAGGTTTAATGTTTGGATTTGCTATTGATGAAACACCAGAATTAATGCCTTTACCAATTGCTCTAAGTCATAGAATCACACAAAAATTATCAGAATTAAGAAAAAATGATACACTATCTTATTTACGTCCAGATGCTAAATCTCAGGTGACGGTTGAATATGATGAAGAAGGCAATCCATTACGTGTTGATGCGATTGTTGTGAGTACACAACATGATGAAGACACAACATTAGAACAAATTCAAAAAGATGTTACTGAGTTAGTCATAAATGAGGTAATTCCGAGTGAATTACTTGATGACAAGACTAAATATTACATCAATCCAACAGGTCGTTTTGTTATTGGTGGCCCTCAGGGAGATTCTGGTTTAACTGGTCGAAAAATTATCGTGGATACTTATGGAGGATACGCTCGCCATGGTGGTGGAGCATTTTCTGGAAAAGATGCGACAAAAGTTGACCGTTCAGCTAGTTATGCTGCGCGTTATATTGCGAAAAACATTGTTGCTGCAAAACTGGCGACAAAATGTGAAGTCCAATTAGCCTATGCCATTGGGGTGGCACAACCTGTCTCGATTTCAATTGAAACATTTGGGACAAGTCCATATAAAGAATCAGAATTGATTGCTGCTGTCAGGTCATTGTTTAATCTATCACCAACTGGTATCATAAACATGTTGGATTTAAGACGTCCGATTTATAAAAAGACAGCTGCATATGGTCATTTTGGTCGTGATGACGAAGACTTTACGTGGGAAAAAACGGATAAAGTGGATGAATTAAAACAATTTTTAACTAAATAA
- the deoD gene encoding purine-nucleoside phosphorylase — MSVHIGAKKGEIADKILLPGDPLRAKYIAETFLEDPKCYNEVRGMLGYTGTYKGHKVSVQGTGMGMPSAAIYANELIREYDVKKLLRVGTCGAIRKDVHVRDLVLAQAAATNSAIIRKDFPNFDFPQIADFDLLTTAYDIAKEKGFNIHVGNVLSNDTFYSDDNSDVFKLGEYGVLGVEMEAAVLYYLAAKYNVQALALMTVSDHMITGEETTSEERQTTFNDMMIVGLETLIKEN; from the coding sequence ATGAGCGTACATATTGGAGCAAAAAAGGGAGAAATCGCAGATAAGATTTTACTTCCGGGAGATCCATTAAGAGCGAAATATATTGCCGAAACATTTTTAGAAGATCCTAAGTGTTATAATGAAGTTCGTGGGATGTTAGGATATACCGGAACGTATAAAGGTCATAAAGTATCCGTTCAAGGAACTGGTATGGGAATGCCTTCAGCAGCCATTTATGCGAATGAATTAATTCGCGAGTATGATGTGAAAAAATTATTGCGTGTAGGAACATGTGGTGCGATTCGTAAAGATGTGCATGTGAGAGATTTAGTGTTAGCTCAAGCAGCAGCAACCAATTCTGCGATTATTCGTAAAGATTTTCCAAATTTTGATTTCCCACAAATTGCTGATTTTGATTTATTAACAACAGCTTATGATATTGCAAAAGAAAAAGGCTTTAACATTCATGTAGGTAATGTGTTATCAAATGATACGTTTTACTCAGATGATAATTCAGACGTCTTTAAACTTGGAGAGTACGGTGTGTTAGGTGTTGAGATGGAAGCGGCGGTGCTTTACTATCTAGCAGCTAAATACAACGTTCAAGCACTTGCTTTGATGACAGTAAGCGATCATATGATTACTGGTGAAGAAACCACATCAGAAGAACGTCAAACGACATTTAATGACATGATGATTGTTGGTCTAGAAACATTAATTAAAGAAAATTAA
- a CDS encoding purine-nucleoside phosphorylase yields MSLSEKLAATSQYIKEAGVGTVDFGLILGSGLGELADEITDRVVIPYADIPHFPVSTVVGHAGQLVYGTLSGKKVLAMQGRFHYYEGHSMQTVTFPVRVMKALGADSLIVTNAAGGVNTSFSPGDLMLITDQINFTGDNPLMGLNEEDLGPRFPDMSEAYNKAYGEVTKKVAQELSIHLQKGVYMGFSGPTYETPAEVRMARVMGADAVGMSTVPEVIVANHMSMKVLGITCVTNLAAGMQANLNHEEVVETTERVKADFKELVKRTLEKL; encoded by the coding sequence ATGTCATTAAGCGAAAAATTAGCAGCAACATCACAATATATTAAAGAGGCAGGGGTAGGAACCGTTGATTTTGGTCTTATCTTAGGATCAGGTTTAGGAGAACTAGCTGACGAGATTACAGATCGTGTGGTTATTCCTTATGCAGACATCCCACATTTTCCTGTATCAACAGTTGTAGGTCATGCTGGACAACTAGTTTACGGAACATTATCTGGTAAAAAAGTATTAGCAATGCAAGGACGCTTCCATTATTATGAAGGTCATTCAATGCAAACAGTTACGTTTCCAGTACGCGTGATGAAAGCGTTAGGAGCTGACTCGTTAATCGTCACAAATGCGGCTGGTGGGGTGAATACAAGTTTTTCACCTGGCGATTTGATGTTAATTACTGATCAAATTAACTTTACAGGAGACAACCCTTTAATGGGGTTAAACGAAGAAGATTTAGGTCCACGTTTCCCTGATATGTCAGAAGCTTACAACAAAGCATATGGTGAAGTAACGAAAAAAGTAGCACAAGAATTGTCTATTCACTTACAAAAAGGTGTGTATATGGGATTCTCTGGTCCAACTTATGAAACACCAGCAGAAGTACGCATGGCACGTGTGATGGGTGCGGATGCTGTTGGTATGTCAACTGTTCCTGAAGTGATTGTAGCTAATCACATGTCAATGAAAGTACTAGGTATCACATGTGTGACAAACTTAGCTGCCGGTATGCAAGCCAATTTAAACCATGAAGAGGTGGTTGAAACAACAGAACGAGTAAAAGCAGATTTCAAAGAACTAGTGAAGCGTACATTAGAAAAATTATAA
- the deoB gene encoding phosphopentomutase produces MFKRIHLVVLDSVGIGEAPDAEKFGDVGSHTLGHIADHGLHVPNMEELGLGTIEPLKGVKAIEDHKGYATKLEEVSVGKDTMTGHWEIAGLNIQTPFRVFPEGFPQDLLDKITEFSGRGIIMGANKPYSGTQVIEDFGEEQMKTGDLIIYTSADPVLQIAAHEDVIPLEELYKICEYTREITKDDPYMIGRIIARPYLGEPGNFKRTANRHDYALDPFGRTVLNELKDAGKDVIAVGKINDIFNGQGVTEAIRTASNMDGVDKLLDVMKQDFEGVSFTNLVDFDALFGHRRDTPGYAKALEEFDARLPEIYANMQEDDLLLITADHGNDPTFPGTDHTREYVPLLAYSKKMQGHGQLPQGYYSDISATIADNFDVKPTENGKSFLELLK; encoded by the coding sequence ATGTTTAAAAGAATTCATTTAGTAGTATTAGATTCTGTAGGAATTGGTGAAGCACCAGATGCTGAAAAATTTGGCGATGTAGGTAGTCATACATTAGGTCATATCGCTGATCATGGCTTACATGTGCCAAATATGGAAGAATTGGGATTAGGAACAATTGAACCACTAAAAGGTGTAAAGGCAATTGAAGATCACAAAGGCTATGCGACTAAACTAGAAGAAGTATCTGTTGGTAAAGACACAATGACTGGACATTGGGAAATTGCTGGATTAAACATTCAAACACCTTTTAGAGTCTTTCCAGAAGGATTTCCTCAAGACTTATTAGATAAAATCACTGAATTTTCGGGTCGTGGTATTATTATGGGAGCCAATAAACCATATAGTGGCACACAAGTAATTGAAGATTTTGGTGAAGAACAAATGAAAACAGGTGATTTGATTATCTATACATCAGCGGATCCAGTGTTACAAATTGCTGCTCATGAAGACGTGATTCCATTAGAAGAATTATACAAAATCTGTGAGTATACTCGTGAGATTACCAAAGATGATCCTTACATGATTGGTCGTATTATTGCAAGACCTTACTTAGGTGAACCTGGTAACTTTAAACGTACCGCTAACCGTCACGACTATGCACTTGATCCATTTGGTCGAACAGTTTTAAATGAATTAAAAGATGCTGGAAAAGATGTTATCGCAGTTGGTAAAATCAACGATATTTTTAACGGTCAAGGAGTGACAGAAGCAATCCGTACCGCTTCAAATATGGATGGCGTAGATAAATTATTAGACGTGATGAAACAAGATTTTGAAGGAGTAAGTTTTACTAACTTGGTTGACTTTGATGCGTTATTTGGACACAGAAGAGATACACCAGGTTATGCAAAAGCGCTAGAAGAATTTGATGCTCGCTTACCTGAAATTTATGCTAATATGCAAGAAGATGATTTATTATTAATTACAGCAGACCACGGAAATGATCCAACATTCCCAGGGACAGATCATACTCGTGAGTATGTACCATTACTTGCTTATAGTAAAAAAATGCAAGGACATGGTCAATTGCCACAAGGTTATTACTCAGATATTTCTGCGACAATTGCAGATAATTTTGATGTTAAACCAACAGAAAACGGAAAAAGCTTTTTAGAATTATTGAAATAA
- a CDS encoding ABC transporter permease, with translation MAADTMSTVASIITQTLVYSTPLVFTALGGTFSERGGIVNVGLEGIMVMGAFSSVVFNITYAGVFGVWTPWIALLVGGIVGMIFSLLHAVATINLRADHIISGTVINLMAPALSIFLVKVLYGKGQTDQVPQTFGYWEIPGLSKIPVIGPLLFEKTSAPAFVAILVSIIAWFVIYKTRFGLRLRSVGENPQAADTLGINVYGMKYAGVLISGFLGGIGGAVFAQTIAGRFAVTTISGQGFISMAAMIFGKWNPLGAMGAALFFGFAQNLSIVGDSIPFISSIPKVYLQSAPYALTIIVLVLFLGKATGPKAGGKTYIKSK, from the coding sequence ATGGCAGCAGATACTATGTCAACAGTTGCGTCAATTATTACGCAAACACTTGTTTATTCAACACCTCTTGTTTTTACAGCATTAGGCGGAACCTTTTCAGAACGTGGCGGAATTGTCAACGTTGGGTTAGAAGGTATCATGGTGATGGGGGCTTTTAGTTCGGTAGTTTTTAATATTACATATGCTGGAGTATTTGGTGTATGGACCCCGTGGATTGCTTTATTAGTTGGTGGAATTGTCGGAATGATTTTCTCTTTACTTCATGCAGTGGCGACTATTAATTTACGAGCAGATCATATTATCAGTGGTACTGTGATTAACTTGATGGCACCTGCTTTAAGTATTTTCTTAGTTAAAGTATTATATGGTAAAGGTCAAACTGACCAAGTACCTCAAACGTTTGGTTATTGGGAAATTCCTGGATTAAGCAAAATCCCAGTCATTGGACCATTATTGTTTGAAAAAACGTCAGCTCCTGCGTTTGTGGCTATTTTGGTGTCAATTATCGCGTGGTTTGTTATTTATAAAACACGTTTTGGTTTGAGATTGCGTTCTGTTGGGGAAAACCCTCAAGCAGCGGATACATTAGGGATTAATGTCTATGGTATGAAATATGCTGGAGTATTAATTTCTGGCTTTTTAGGTGGAATTGGTGGGGCGGTATTTGCTCAAACAATCGCTGGACGTTTTGCTGTGACAACTATCTCTGGTCAAGGATTCATCTCAATGGCTGCGATGATCTTTGGTAAATGGAACCCACTTGGTGCGATGGGAGCAGCCTTATTCTTTGGTTTTGCTCAAAACTTGAGTATTGTAGGGGATAGTATTCCATTTATTTCAAGTATTCCAAAAGTTTACTTACAAAGTGCTCCATATGCGTTAACAATCATTGTGTTAGTCTTGTTCTTAGGCAAAGCAACAGGTCCTAAAGCAGGCGGTAAAACATATATTAAATCTAAATAG
- a CDS encoding ABC transporter permease, which yields MSNFKFSKMNGILVPILSVIMGFVLGAIIMLIFGYNPVQGYQAMLTTAFQSPKSIGEIFVTAGPLIFTALGFSVASAAGFFNIGLSGQALAGWVASIWVGLSMGDSPRLIALTAAILAGVIAGALTAAIPGLLRAYFGTSEVIVTIMMNYILLYTSTHIVNNVIPQKFISTKGTTKLVGANVSLRTEFLTSISNGSRLNLGIIFALIFLILIWFLMKKTTLGYEITAVGLNPFASEYAGMSSKRIIVLSMVISGALAGMGGVVYGLGTFGNFFVQGNSLSIGFDGMAVSLLGGGSSIGILLSALLFSILKLGGQGMPILAGVPTELVDVVIASIIFFVGISYLIKLILTKLETKKDTKASKVEGGKA from the coding sequence ATGAGTAATTTTAAGTTTAGTAAAATGAATGGAATCTTGGTTCCTATTTTATCGGTTATTATGGGATTTGTATTAGGTGCAATTATTATGTTGATTTTTGGTTACAACCCAGTACAAGGGTATCAAGCCATGTTAACAACTGCTTTTCAATCACCAAAAAGTATTGGTGAAATTTTTGTAACAGCTGGTCCATTAATTTTTACGGCATTAGGTTTTTCTGTGGCAAGTGCGGCAGGGTTCTTTAATATCGGGCTTTCAGGTCAAGCCTTAGCTGGATGGGTGGCAAGTATTTGGGTCGGTCTATCAATGGGAGATTCTCCAAGATTAATTGCCCTAACTGCAGCTATTTTAGCGGGTGTGATTGCAGGAGCTCTTACGGCAGCTATACCAGGTCTATTAAGAGCCTATTTTGGAACAAGTGAAGTCATTGTAACCATCATGATGAACTATATTTTACTTTATACCAGTACACATATAGTGAATAATGTGATTCCTCAAAAATTTATTTCAACAAAAGGAACAACTAAGTTAGTTGGAGCAAACGTATCATTAAGAACAGAGTTTTTAACATCGATTAGTAATGGTTCTCGTTTAAATTTAGGTATTATCTTTGCACTGATTTTCTTAATTTTAATTTGGTTTTTAATGAAGAAAACAACATTAGGATATGAAATCACAGCAGTTGGTTTAAACCCATTTGCCTCAGAATATGCAGGGATGAGTAGTAAACGTATCATTGTTCTATCTATGGTTATCTCAGGTGCTTTAGCTGGTATGGGTGGCGTTGTATATGGATTAGGAACATTTGGTAATTTCTTTGTTCAAGGTAATTCATTAAGCATTGGTTTTGATGGTATGGCAGTTTCCTTATTAGGTGGGGGATCATCCATTGGTATCTTGTTATCTGCTTTATTATTCAGTATTTTGAAACTTGGTGGACAAGGTATGCCGATCTTAGCAGGCGTTCCGACTGAATTGGTTGACGTAGTTATTGCTTCAATTATCTTCTTTGTCGGCATTAGCTATTTAATCAAATTGATTTTAACAAAACTTGAAACAAAAAAAGACACAAAAGCTAGCAAAGTTGAAGGAGGTAAAGCGTGA